The Pan paniscus chromosome 22, NHGRI_mPanPan1-v2.0_pri, whole genome shotgun sequence genome has a segment encoding these proteins:
- the LOC103787009 gene encoding uncharacterized protein LOC103787009, with protein sequence MATATLPATSQNQAMCHMATATLPATSQNQAVCHMATATLPAASQNQAVCHMATATLPAASQNQAVCHMATATLPAASQNQAVCHMATATLPAASQNQAVCHMATATLPAASQNQAVCHMATATLPAASQNQAVCHMATATLPAASQNQAVCHMATATLPAASQNQAMCHMTWQWPPCPLLLRTRLCVTWQRPPCLPLLRTRPCVTWQRPPCPPLLRTRPCVTWQRPPCPLLLRTRPEQGNAAAAVWSWGSRHPGLGGGAWGLSGLAPHCAVSRLGPSCNSNCLGAAHSVHWDTAKNQANPVLLELPFQWQETEETKQRSAPNPTADGESAPEKNRPGRGAWRPGRKGSCVLSRVVPGSLTERMISGQRLKARGSAARGDLWGPSQARGVTRAKSPHGGQPGLRRSSREAMWREGFAFCITETAVGTQKRAVMFPACWHQGQGQPRATSAPCTSQREGSSTRFWLTWVYRATFI encoded by the coding sequence ATGGCAACGGCCACCCTGCCCGCCACTTCTCAGAACCAGGCCATGTGTCACATGGCAACGGCCACCCTGCCCGCCACTTCTCAGAACCAGGCCGTGTGTCACATGGCAACGGCCACCCTGCCCGCCGCTTCTCAGAACCAGGCCGTGTGTCACATGGCAACGGCCACCCTGCCCGCCGCTTCTCAGAACCAGGCCGTGTGTCACATGGCAACGGCCACCCTGCCCGCCGCTTCTCAGAACCAGGCCGTGTGTCACATGGCAACGGCCACCCTGCCCGCCGCTTCTCAGAACCAGGCCGTGTGTCACATGGCAACGGCCACCCTGCCCGCCGCTTCTCAGAACCAGGCCGTGTGTCACATGGCAACGGCCACCCTGCCCGCCGCTTCTCAGAACCAGGCCGTGTGTCACATGGCAACGGCCACCCTGCCCGCCGCTTCTCAGAACCAGGCCGTGTGTCACATGGCAACGGCCACCCTGCCCGCCGCTTCTCAGAACCAGGCCATGTGTCACATGACATGGCAATGGCCACCCTGCCCGCTGCTTCTCAGAACCAGGCTGTGTGTCACATGGCAACGGCCACCCTGCCTGCCGCTTCTCAGAACAAGGCCGTGTGTCACATGGCAACGGCCACCCTGCCCGCCGCTTCTCAGAACAAGGCCGTGTGTCACATGGCAACGGCCACCTTGCCCGCTGCTTCTCAGAACAAGACCAGAACAAGGAAACGCAGCAGCAGCAGTGTGGAGCTGGGGTTCCCGCCACCCAGGGCTGGGCGGGGGCGCCTGGGGCCTGTCTGGCCTGGCTCCTCACTGTGCAGTCAGCCGCCTGGGCCCCAGCTGCAATTCTAACTGTCTGGGAGCAGCTCATTCAGTTcactgggatacagcaaagaacCAGGCAAATCCCGTCCTCCTGGAGCTTCCGTTCCAGTGGCAGGAGACAGAGGAGACAAAGCAGAGGAGTGCACCGAATCCCACTGCGGATGGGGAGAGCGCTCCGGAGAAGAACAGACCCGGGAGAGGGGCTTGGAGGCCGGGTCGGAAGGGTTCATGCGTTCTCAGCAGGGTGGTCCCAGGAAGTCTCACTGAGAGGATGATATCTGGGCAAAGACTCAAGGCACGAGGGAGTGCGGCACGAGGTGACCTGTGGGGACCTTCCCAGGCACGGGGTGTGACCAGAGCCAAGAGCCCGCACGGGGGCCAGCCTGGCCTTCGGAGGAGCAGCAGGGAGGCCATGTGGCGGGAGGGCTTTGCATTCTGCATCACTGAGACAGCAGTGGGCACCCAGAAACGTGCTGTGatgtttccagcctgctggcaCCAAGGCCAGGGGCAGCCAAGAGCAACATCAGCTCCCTGCACGAGCCAGCGGGAAGGCTCCAGCACCAGGTTCTGGCTGACCTGGGTCTACCGAGCCACCTTCATCTAG